From the Lathyrus oleraceus cultivar Zhongwan6 chromosome 4, CAAS_Psat_ZW6_1.0, whole genome shotgun sequence genome, one window contains:
- the LOC127138521 gene encoding ADP-ribosylation factor 1, translating to MGLVFTRLFSSVFGNKEARILVLGLDNAGKTTILYRLQMGEVVSTIPTIGFNVETVQYNNIKFQVWDLGGQTSIRPYWRCYFPNTQAIIYVVDSSDTDRLVIAREEFHAILEEEELKGAVVLIFANKQDLPGALDDAAVTESLELHKIKNRQWSIFKTSAIKGEGLFEGLDWLSNTLKSGGS from the exons ATGGGATTGGTGTTTACCAGATTGTTTTCGTCTGTTTTCGGTAACAAGGAAGCTCGAATTCTCGTTCTCGGCCTCGATAATGCCGGAAAAACTACTATTCTCT ATCGGCTTCAGATGGGGGAAGTTGTCTCTACCATTCCAA CCATCGGGTTTAATGTTGAAACTGTGCAGTATAACAACATCAAATTTCAAGTCTGGGATTTAG GTGGGCAAACAAGTATCAG GCCTTATTGGAGGTGTTACTTTCCTAATACTCAAGCAATAATCTATGTTGTGGATTCAAGTGACACCGATAGGCTTGTGATAGCTAGGGAGGAGTTCCATGCTATTCTAGAG GAAGAAGAACTAAAAGGTGCAGTTGTTctcatttttgcaaacaaacag GACCTTCCTGGTGCTCTTGATGATGCTGCTGTGACGGAGTCTCTCGAGTTACACAAGATTAAAAATCGCCAATGGTCTATTTTTAAAACTTCTGCCATCAAAGGCGAAGGACTTTTTGAGGGCCTTGACTG GTTGAGCAATACACTCAAATCTGGAGGTAGCTGA